In Staphylococcus lloydii, the following proteins share a genomic window:
- a CDS encoding threonine/serine exporter family protein produces MSESITIIDENKVIDVVLIAGRILLESGAETYRVEDTMNRMAASYGLEDTYSFVTSTAIIFSLNNRTNTRLIRIRERTTDLEKIALTNSLSRKISKNEITIDEAKNELTELHRSSLQYSFYTQFFAAMIACGFFLFMFGGVAHDFIFAAIAGALAFLTFGFVQKFIQIKFFSEFISAAVVITFGAVCTKLGLALNQDTITIAGVMPLVPGILITNAIRDLLAGELLAGMSRGVEAALTAFAIGAGVAIVLLLF; encoded by the coding sequence ATGTCCGAATCAATCACCATTATTGATGAAAATAAAGTGATTGACGTAGTGCTTATTGCAGGTAGAATACTACTTGAAAGTGGCGCTGAAACTTATCGCGTCGAAGATACAATGAACCGTATGGCCGCAAGTTATGGCCTTGAAGATACATATAGCTTTGTAACTTCCACTGCAATTATTTTTTCGTTAAATAATCGTACAAATACAAGATTAATTCGTATAAGAGAACGTACTACGGATTTGGAAAAAATTGCACTTACTAACAGTCTCTCTCGTAAAATTTCAAAAAATGAAATAACAATTGATGAAGCTAAAAATGAACTTACTGAATTACATCGTTCATCTTTACAATATTCATTTTACACACAATTTTTTGCAGCGATGATAGCTTGTGGCTTTTTCTTATTTATGTTTGGTGGCGTTGCACATGATTTTATTTTTGCAGCTATAGCCGGTGCACTAGCCTTTTTAACTTTTGGCTTCGTACAAAAATTTATTCAAATTAAATTCTTCTCTGAATTTATTAGTGCCGCAGTCGTCATTACATTTGGTGCAGTATGTACAAAATTGGGATTAGCTTTAAATCAAGATACTATAACCATTGCTGGTGTTATGCCGTTAGTTCCCGGTATTTTAATTACCAATGCAATTCGTGATTTATTAGCTGGTGAATTGTTAGCCGGTATGTCACGTGGCGTTGAAGCGGCACTTACAGCATTTGCTATTGGCGCTGGCGTTGCAATCGTATTATTGCTATTTTAA
- a CDS encoding threonine/serine exporter family protein: MLYYLSQFVVSFIATTLFSIIFNAPRRLLLACGFVGAMGWIIYKFTLDADLGKVMAAFMGSLILGVMSHTMSRHYKRPVIIFIVPGLIPLVPGGLAYEATRLLVSNDYTHAVNTFLEVTLISGAIAFGILCAEILYYIYTRIKQSYGKIKGKTYKKSYDINNRA, from the coding sequence TTGTTATATTATTTAAGTCAATTTGTTGTTAGTTTCATAGCCACGACGCTCTTCTCCATTATCTTTAATGCGCCACGTCGCCTATTATTGGCATGTGGATTTGTTGGCGCCATGGGTTGGATTATTTATAAATTTACACTTGATGCGGACCTCGGTAAAGTTATGGCAGCTTTTATGGGAAGTTTAATATTAGGTGTGATGAGTCATACGATGAGCCGTCACTATAAACGACCGGTAATTATATTTATCGTTCCCGGACTTATTCCACTTGTGCCTGGTGGTTTAGCCTATGAGGCAACAAGATTACTTGTTTCAAATGACTATACACATGCTGTAAATACTTTTCTAGAAGTAACCCTCATTTCTGGTGCCATTGCATTCGGTATATTGTGTGCAGAAATATTGTATTACATATATACGCGAATCAAGCAATCTTATGGTAAAATTAAGGGCAAAACATATAAAAAATCTTATGATATAAATAACAGAGCTTAA
- the ytxJ gene encoding bacillithiol system redox-active protein YtxJ: MAIKLSSIDQFEQVVNENKYVFVFKHSETCPISANAYDQFNKFLYERDMDGYYLVVQQERKLSDYIEEQTQVKHESPQAFYFVNGKAIWNASHEQINVSSLAKAEE, from the coding sequence ATGGCTATAAAGCTGAGTTCGATTGACCAGTTTGAACAAGTCGTCAATGAAAATAAATATGTTTTTGTGTTTAAGCATAGTGAAACATGCCCAATATCAGCGAATGCATATGACCAATTTAATAAATTTTTATATGAAAGAGACATGGATGGATACTATTTAGTAGTCCAACAAGAGCGTAAATTATCTGATTATATTGAAGAACAAACACAAGTGAAACATGAATCGCCACAAGCGTTTTATTTCGTAAATGGAAAAGCAATATGGAATGCTAGTCATGAACAAATTAATGTTTCATCATTAGCTAAAGCAGAAGAATAA
- a CDS encoding glycerate kinase, translating into MKVLVAMDEFNGIISSYQANRYVEEAIANKIPKADIVQVPLFNGRHELMDSVFLWQSGTKYRVTAHDADMNKVEAVYGITDNNMTVIEGNLFLKGHKPTRERSSYGMGEVIADALDNQSEHIVISLGGIDSFDGGAGMLQALGVKFYDDEAVEVDTRQGTHILKQIRSVDFSNIHPRLKDVNFQLMSDFESKLYGKKSEIMQIYEAKNMSREEAVEIDNLIWYFSEILKGELHSAIGLVERGGAGGGIASLLSHLYQAEILTSHELVDQLTHLESLIEQADLIIFGEGVNEDDQLLETTTIRIAELATKHHKPAIAVCATSDKFDQFETMGVTAMFNTFIEMPESYTDFKMGIQIRHYTVQALKLLQTPFNVE; encoded by the coding sequence ATGAAAGTATTAGTAGCTATGGATGAATTTAATGGAATAATTTCAAGTTATCAAGCCAATAGATATGTGGAAGAAGCAATTGCTAATAAAATACCTAAAGCTGATATCGTTCAAGTACCATTGTTTAATGGACGACATGAGTTAATGGATTCAGTATTTTTATGGCAATCAGGGACGAAATATAGAGTGACGGCACACGATGCAGACATGAATAAAGTAGAAGCTGTTTATGGTATTACAGATAATAATATGACGGTTATAGAAGGGAATTTATTCCTGAAGGGTCATAAACCTACACGTGAACGTTCTAGTTATGGCATGGGAGAAGTGATTGCTGATGCTTTAGATAACCAATCAGAACATATCGTTATCTCTTTAGGTGGTATTGATAGTTTTGATGGCGGTGCTGGTATGTTACAAGCATTGGGCGTTAAATTTTATGATGATGAAGCAGTAGAAGTAGATACGCGTCAGGGTACACACATTTTAAAACAAATACGTAGTGTTGATTTTTCCAATATTCATCCGCGCTTAAAAGACGTAAATTTCCAATTAATGTCAGATTTTGAAAGTAAATTATATGGCAAGAAAAGTGAAATTATGCAGATATATGAAGCGAAAAACATGAGTCGCGAAGAAGCGGTTGAGATTGATAATTTAATTTGGTATTTTAGTGAAATTTTAAAAGGGGAGTTACATAGTGCTATTGGTTTAGTCGAACGTGGTGGCGCTGGTGGCGGTATCGCTTCTCTTTTAAGTCATTTGTATCAGGCAGAAATATTAACGAGTCATGAGTTAGTAGATCAACTGACACATTTAGAATCACTAATTGAACAAGCTGACTTAATTATTTTTGGTGAAGGTGTTAATGAAGACGATCAGTTGTTAGAAACAACAACAATTCGTATTGCTGAGTTAGCTACGAAACATCACAAACCGGCTATTGCCGTTTGTGCGACGAGCGATAAATTTGATCAGTTTGAAACGATGGGCGTTACGGCAATGTTTAATACATTCATCGAAATGCCAGAAAGTTACACTGATTTTAAAATGGGCATTCAAATTAGACATTATACTGTACAAGCTTTGAAATTATTGCAAACACCATTTAATGTTGAATAA
- a CDS encoding GrpB family protein — translation MYSTVQPLITSSNNPDFKQQYKEIQAVLFNLLDSPVKSTYHIGGTSHFNYATEPVLDILVGVNNLHDITALDEKRLNYEGFYRLHHSYKKKVVMAKFNNLIDLKQIVRLHILQQDSDMFEQYLTVNDYLSNDPNVAMSFSQRKQEILNNVDTIRSYENQKQQVFSKLYKQITTK, via the coding sequence ATGTATAGCACTGTTCAACCACTTATAACTTCATCTAACAATCCAGATTTTAAACAACAATATAAAGAGATTCAAGCTGTGTTATTTAATTTACTAGATTCACCCGTTAAATCTACATATCATATAGGTGGTACGAGTCATTTTAATTATGCAACTGAACCTGTTTTAGATATTTTAGTTGGTGTAAATAACTTACATGATATTACTGCTTTAGATGAAAAGCGTTTAAATTATGAAGGATTTTACAGATTACATCACTCCTATAAAAAGAAAGTCGTGATGGCAAAATTTAATAATTTAATTGATTTAAAACAAATTGTTCGTTTACATATACTACAACAAGATAGTGATATGTTTGAACAATATTTGACGGTAAATGATTACTTGTCTAATGACCCGAATGTAGCGATGTCATTTTCCCAACGTAAACAAGAAATACTAAATAATGTAGACACAATACGTTCATACGAAAACCAAAAACAACAAGTCTTCTCCAAGCTATATAAACAAATAACTACAAAATAA
- the murB gene encoding UDP-N-acetylmuramate dehydrogenase, with the protein MNSFRKDVLVVHKDSILKELQALVPDNIIKVDEPLKRYTYTETGGNADYYLTPTSNEHVQAILRFAYKNDIPVTYLGNGSNIIIREGGIRGIVISLLSLDHIEVSDNVIITGSGAAIIDVSRKARDNSLTGLEFACGIPGSIGGAVFMNAGAYGGEVKDCIDYALCVNEQGDLIKLTTNELELDYRNSIVQKQNLVVLEASFSLTPGDKTEIQSKMDDLTERRESKQPLEYPSCGSVFQRPPGHFAGKLIQDSDLQGHRIGGVEVSTKHAGFMVNVDNGTATDYENLIHYVQQTVKANFDIELNPEVRIIGEHPID; encoded by the coding sequence ATGAATTCATTCAGAAAGGATGTTCTAGTAGTGCATAAGGATTCTATCTTAAAAGAACTACAAGCGCTTGTTCCTGACAATATTATAAAAGTTGATGAACCGCTTAAACGCTACACCTATACAGAAACTGGAGGTAATGCAGATTATTATTTAACTCCAACTTCTAACGAACATGTACAGGCAATATTACGTTTTGCATATAAAAATGACATACCTGTTACATATTTAGGTAATGGTTCTAATATTATTATTCGAGAAGGCGGAATTAGAGGCATCGTTATTAGTTTATTGTCATTGGATCATATTGAAGTTTCAGATAATGTCATTATAACTGGTAGTGGTGCAGCTATCATTGATGTTTCACGTAAAGCAAGAGATAATTCACTTACAGGTTTAGAATTTGCATGTGGTATACCTGGTTCAATCGGAGGCGCTGTATTTATGAATGCTGGCGCTTATGGTGGCGAAGTAAAAGATTGTATTGATTACGCGCTATGCGTTAATGAACAAGGCGATCTTATTAAGTTAACAACTAATGAATTAGAATTAGACTATCGTAATAGTATTGTACAGAAACAAAATTTAGTCGTACTTGAGGCTTCATTCTCGCTTACACCTGGTGACAAAACAGAAATCCAAAGTAAGATGGATGATTTAACGGAACGTCGTGAATCTAAACAACCATTAGAGTACCCTTCTTGTGGTAGTGTTTTCCAAAGACCACCCGGTCACTTTGCAGGAAAATTAATTCAAGATTCCGATTTACAAGGTCATCGCATCGGTGGTGTTGAAGTTTCTACAAAGCATGCAGGTTTCATGGTTAATGTTGATAACGGAACTGCAACAGATTATGAAAATCTCATTCATTATGTTCAACAAACCGTCAAAGCTAACTTCGATATTGAACTCAACCCTGAAGTTAGAATAATTGGTGAACATCCAATAGATTAA
- a CDS encoding CHY zinc finger protein produces MVKVYGSTVDDETRCTHYQTPLDVIAIKFKCCDKYYPCYKCHNEHESHQIVRWGANEFDQRAILCGVCKHELTINEYMMTETCPTCNAHFNSRCKFHYHVYFVI; encoded by the coding sequence ATGGTTAAAGTATATGGTTCCACAGTAGACGATGAAACAAGATGTACGCATTATCAAACACCATTAGATGTTATTGCTATTAAATTTAAATGTTGCGATAAATATTACCCTTGCTATAAATGTCATAATGAACATGAATCACATCAAATAGTACGTTGGGGAGCAAATGAGTTCGATCAGCGTGCGATACTCTGTGGTGTTTGTAAACACGAACTTACAATAAATGAGTATATGATGACTGAAACATGTCCCACTTGTAACGCTCATTTTAACAGCCGTTGTAAGTTTCATTATCATGTTTATTTTGTCATCTAA
- a CDS encoding EMYY motif lipoprotein, which produces MKKIISLILFACLIFILSACGNKHDAEFKDFQSSLSDSKSKEHEVKKTLNKIHIEKLDSLRKTDTTDKNKKEINDIQNEINSDLVPKIKAYEKSTKNLKAQTSELKGLKQTYKKDVQKQIDALNELKRFVDLCNQSIKANEDILDYTKLFEKNRSIVENNMKTAEKSGNSKDVATITQKIEDNNKELKQTAEKSIQSSNPKEIKASINNDIMPLINKQIKDLNQTNINDEHVNAARKHTIEMYYSLQNYYETREETLDIGQKLSTIEYKQLPKEGKDLDKYQDDFDKEFQKIKSKYN; this is translated from the coding sequence ATGAAAAAAATCATAAGTTTAATCTTATTTGCCTGTCTGATTTTTATACTAAGTGCCTGTGGGAATAAGCATGATGCTGAGTTTAAAGACTTTCAATCGTCACTGAGTGATTCAAAAAGTAAAGAACATGAAGTGAAAAAAACACTTAATAAAATACATATCGAAAAATTAGACTCATTAAGAAAGACTGATACTACAGATAAAAATAAAAAAGAAATAAATGATATACAAAATGAAATTAATAGTGATTTAGTACCAAAAATAAAAGCGTACGAAAAATCAACTAAAAATCTTAAAGCACAGACAAGTGAGTTAAAGGGATTAAAGCAAACGTATAAAAAAGATGTACAGAAACAAATAGATGCGTTGAATGAACTTAAAAGATTTGTTGATTTATGTAATCAATCAATTAAAGCTAACGAAGACATATTAGATTACACCAAACTATTTGAAAAAAATAGATCAATCGTTGAAAACAATATGAAAACTGCTGAAAAATCGGGTAATAGTAAAGATGTAGCAACGATTACCCAAAAAATTGAAGACAATAATAAAGAATTAAAACAGACAGCAGAAAAGAGTATACAAAGTTCAAATCCAAAAGAAATAAAGGCGTCAATTAATAATGACATCATGCCACTTATCAATAAACAAATTAAAGATTTGAATCAAACGAATATTAATGATGAGCACGTTAACGCAGCACGTAAACACACGATAGAAATGTATTATAGTTTACAAAATTACTATGAAACTAGAGAAGAGACTTTAGATATTGGTCAAAAATTATCGACTATTGAATACAAGCAATTACCTAAAGAAGGTAAAGACTTAGATAAATATCAAGATGATTTCGATAAAGAATTCCAAAAAATAAAGTCTAAATACAATTAA
- the pepT gene encoding peptidase T: MKSEIIERLKRYVQIDTQSNPESENTPSTNKQWDLLQLLEQELKDFGLTTELDANGYLFATLESNVAYDLPTVGFLAHVDTSPDFNATNVNPQIIEDYDGQPIKLGHTNRVLSQETFPAMRKVEGHTLMVTDGTSLLGADDKAGVVEIMEALKYLITHPEVKHGRIRVGFTPDEEIGRGPHKFDVEKFNANFAYTMDGSELGELQYESFNAASAVVTTHGVNVHPGSAKGAMINAILLGNQFNALLPQNEVPERTEGYEGFYHLMQFNGDVEQATLQYIIRDHDRQQFEIRKKQMLEIADNINAHYEDDPIQVSINDQYYNMGEKIEPNPHVIDIPKRVFAKLNIEPNTEPIRGGTDGSQLSYKGLPTPNIFTGCANFHGPFEYASIDVMEQAVSVIVNIAEEVVHYYDEQQS; encoded by the coding sequence ATGAAATCAGAAATAATTGAAAGATTAAAACGATACGTCCAAATTGACACTCAATCCAATCCAGAATCAGAAAATACGCCATCAACTAACAAACAATGGGATTTATTACAGTTATTAGAACAGGAATTAAAAGATTTCGGTCTTACTACAGAATTAGACGCTAACGGTTATCTATTTGCAACGTTAGAGAGTAACGTTGCGTATGACTTACCTACAGTTGGTTTTTTAGCGCATGTTGATACGTCACCTGACTTTAACGCAACGAACGTAAATCCTCAGATTATTGAAGATTATGACGGCCAGCCGATTAAACTAGGTCATACAAATAGAGTGCTGAGTCAAGAGACCTTCCCTGCTATGCGCAAAGTTGAAGGACATACATTAATGGTTACTGATGGCACATCACTATTAGGCGCTGATGATAAAGCAGGCGTTGTAGAAATTATGGAAGCATTAAAATATTTAATTACACACCCTGAAGTAAAACATGGTCGTATACGCGTTGGATTTACACCTGATGAAGAAATTGGTCGTGGTCCTCATAAATTCGATGTCGAAAAATTCAATGCAAATTTTGCTTATACAATGGACGGTAGCGAATTAGGTGAATTACAATACGAAAGTTTCAATGCTGCTTCGGCAGTTGTGACAACACACGGCGTAAATGTACATCCTGGTTCAGCTAAAGGCGCTATGATTAATGCCATCTTACTCGGCAATCAATTTAATGCTTTGTTACCACAAAATGAAGTTCCAGAAAGAACTGAAGGATATGAAGGATTTTACCATTTAATGCAATTTAATGGGGATGTTGAACAAGCTACCCTACAATACATTATCCGTGATCACGATCGCCAACAATTTGAGATACGTAAAAAGCAAATGCTTGAAATTGCGGATAATATTAATGCGCATTACGAAGATGATCCAATACAAGTTTCAATCAATGATCAATATTATAATATGGGCGAAAAAATCGAACCAAACCCACACGTTATCGACATTCCAAAAAGAGTGTTCGCAAAATTAAATATCGAGCCTAACACCGAGCCAATTCGTGGTGGTACAGATGGTTCACAATTATCTTATAAAGGACTACCTACGCCAAATATTTTCACAGGTTGTGCTAACTTCCACGGTCCTTTTGAATATGCTTCTATCGATGTTATGGAACAAGCAGTATCCGTAATAGTTAATATTGCTGAAGAAGTAGTTCATTATTACGATGAGCAGCAATCATAA